A genomic region of Papaver somniferum cultivar HN1 chromosome 7, ASM357369v1, whole genome shotgun sequence contains the following coding sequences:
- the LOC113292762 gene encoding zinc finger protein 1-like, producing the protein MEFQPNTSLGLTMSNQDHMNLGMLLEQQQHEQQYYSSSSSINHHYGGVDNNNQPRVFSCNYCQRKFYSSQALGGHQNAHKLERSLAKRSRQLASMVRPHGGGSSSFNSHGGQMHNHQSSSMSGFEYQHQNSRFSEEHHEILGYGRSDNHDIIGYGSLNGHNHQGDGSWPNSYRSSRENIHQYQEDFNQLDLSLKL; encoded by the coding sequence atggaatttCAGCCAAATACTTCTCTTGGTTTAACCATGTCTAATCAGGATCACATGAACCTCGGAATGCTTCTGGAACAACAGCAACACGAACAACAGTACTACTCGTCTTCATCATCGATAAATCATCATTATGGTGGCGTTGACAACAATAATCAACCTCGAGTTTTCTCTTGTAACTATTGTCAAAGAAAGTTTTATAGTTCGCAAGCTTTAGGTGGTCATCAAAATGCTCATAAACTCGAAAGAAGCTTAGCGAAAAGAAGTCGTCAGTTAGCTTCGATGGTTAGACCACATGGTGGAGGGTCATCGTCTTTCAATAGTCATGGCGGACAAATGCATAATCATCAATCCTCTTCAATGTCGGGATTTGAATATCAACACCAAAACAGTAGGTTTAGTGAAGAACATCACGAAATTTTAGGATATGGAAGGAGTGATAATCATGACATTATTGGTTATGGAAGTTTAAATGGTCATAATCATCAAGGAGATGGTTCTTGGCCAAATAGTTATCGATCATCGAGAGAAAATATTCATCAGTATCAAGAAGACTTCAATCAGCTTGATTTATCACTTAAACTCTGA
- the LOC113294817 gene encoding uncharacterized protein LOC113294817, with amino-acid sequence MENYYLHPEETEPHRTCQSKRYITKLMFLAAVNRPRFDEFRNEIFDGKLSIFPFITKEAAKRTSKNRPAGTLEDKPITVNTDVVRDCLIEKLLPAIREKWQNYNGETIYIQQDNAKPHIKLNDEKFLREAAKDGFDIRLRFQPSQIPDMNVLDLGFFMSIQSLQHQEAPTTVAELLLAVNKAFNELNSQTLNDVFLSLQLCMVEVIKIRDGNNYKLKHMGKKRLARIGELPKQIEIFLQR; translated from the exons ATGGAAAATTACTACCTTCATCCGGAAGAAACCGAACCCCATCGTACATGTCAAAGCAAGAGATACATTACAAAGTTAATGTTCTTGGCAGCAGTAAATCGTCCTAGATTTGATGAATTCAGAAATGAAATCTTCGATGGGAAATTAAGCATATTTCCCTTCATTACTAAGGAGGCAGCAAAGCGAACAAGCAAGAATCGTCCAGCTGGAACACTTGAAGATAAACCCATTACAGTGAATACAGACGTGGTAAGAGATTGTTTAATTGAGAAACTACTGCCAGCAATTCGGGAGAAGTGGCAAAATTATAACGGGGAAACAATATATATTCAGCAAGATAATGCAAAACCACATATCAAGTTGAATGATGAAAAATTCTTAAGAGAAGCGGCAAAAGATGGCTTTGATATTAGGCTGAGATTCCAACCTTCACAAATTCCCGACATGAACGTTCTAGACCTTGGGTTCTTTATGTCTATACAATCTCTACAACACCAAGAGGCTCCCACTACAGTTGCTGAGCTTTTATTGGCCGTGAACAAGGCTTTCAACGAGTTAAACTCACAAACTCTGAATGATGTATTCCTCTCATTACAACTATGCATGGTAGAGGTGATAAAGATTCGTGATGGAAACAACTATAAGTTGAAGCATATGGGGAAAAAACGATTAGCACGCATTGGTGAGCTGCCTAAACAAATCGAA ATATTTCTGCAAAGATGA